The Chitinivibrionia bacterium genome window below encodes:
- a CDS encoding DUF5683 domain-containing protein: MKKLAIIFTLFCALTVSFAAETDTLPEISDRHNPFLITSLSLIPGLGQAVMGNYARGTFFLSTEGIIGWIAYRAWVDYRRSYHRIYALQDTLANRRTRGIQQEDTIAFARDTMLLANRVALAQYDNLFEKARYHNATFMFGAVGIWNLLDAFGAAANMQGAQNPDPRRAMALSAIPFTGAGQFYNGEWFKAGLVFATQTSFVFGGIRFQHLMHKAQQFPRDLSEDESFSLLPTGERVDRWRSNHRNAAQRRTMFFWYFVISYIYGMTDAFV; this comes from the coding sequence TTGAAAAAATTAGCGATAATCTTCACGCTTTTTTGCGCTTTGACGGTAAGTTTTGCCGCCGAAACCGATACCTTGCCCGAAATTTCCGATAGGCATAACCCGTTTCTGATAACCTCGCTTTCGCTTATTCCGGGGCTTGGGCAAGCGGTAATGGGGAATTATGCCAGAGGGACTTTCTTTTTGTCAACGGAAGGAATTATCGGCTGGATTGCCTATCGGGCGTGGGTGGATTATCGCAGGAGTTATCATAGAATTTACGCGCTTCAGGATACGCTTGCCAACCGTCGAACGCGCGGAATTCAGCAGGAAGACACAATCGCTTTTGCTCGCGATACAATGCTTTTGGCAAACAGGGTCGCGCTTGCCCAATACGATAATTTATTTGAAAAAGCCCGATACCACAACGCAACATTTATGTTTGGCGCGGTCGGAATTTGGAATTTGCTGGACGCGTTCGGCGCGGCTGCCAATATGCAAGGCGCGCAAAATCCCGACCCGAGGCGCGCTATGGCTTTGTCGGCAATTCCATTTACAGGCGCGGGGCAGTTTTACAACGGCGAATGGTTTAAGGCAGGGCTTGTTTTTGCAACCCAGACGTCGTTTGTTTTCGGCGGAATTCGTTTTCAGCATTTGATGCACAAAGCGCAACAATTTCCACGAGATTTGAGCGAAGACGAAAGTTTTTCCTTACTTCCGACAGGCGAAAGAGTTGACCGTTGGCGCAGTAATCACAGAAATGCGGCTCAGCGGCGAACAATGTTTTTCTGGTATTTCGTAATTTCATACATCTACGGGATGACAGACGCCTTTGT